A genome region from Salvia splendens isolate huo1 chromosome 19, SspV2, whole genome shotgun sequence includes the following:
- the LOC121780294 gene encoding malate dehydrogenase, chloroplastic-like translates to MAATPATGFSVGSTASAGPKVGFTQLNASSVKLNPKKYLTSFSGLKAANSVSCESQSSFLGDESTLVLKQGYNSMAQKYSNRSYTRVQPQASYKVAILGASGGIGQPLALLVKMSPLVSELNLYDIANVKGVAADLSHCNTPSKVSDFTGESELAACLRDVDVVVIPAGVPRKPGMTRDDLFNINANIVKTLVGAVADNCPDAFIHIISNPVNSTVPIAAEVLKQKGVYDPKKLFGVTTLDVVRANTFVAQKKNLKLIDVDVPVVGGHAGITILPLLSKAKPSITLTDEEVQELTVRIQNAGTEVVEAKAGAGSATLSMAYAAARFVESSLRALDGDTDVYECSFIQSELAELPFFASRIKLGKDGVEAVISSELQGLTEYEQKALEELKTELKASIEKGVAFVQKQAIAA, encoded by the coding sequence ATGGCCGCAACACCAGCAACCGGTTTTTCTGTTGGATCCACAGCATCTGCTGGGCCCAAAGTTGGCTTCACGCAGTTGAATGCTTCCAGCGTGAAGTTGAACCCAAAAAAGTACCTCACGAGCTTCAGTGGCCTCAAGGCAGCAAACTCTGTGAGTTGTGAGTCACAATCGTCGTTCTTGGGTGATGAAAGCACTCTAGTTCTTAAGCAGGGCTACAATTCTATGGCCCAGAAATACAGCAACAGATCTTACACTCGTGTTCAGCCTCAGGCATCGTATAAAGTGGCTATTCTTGGAGCTTCTGGCGGTATAGGCCAGCCACTAGCCCTTTTGGTCAAGATGTCGCCACTGGTTTCCGAGTTGAACCTCTACGATATAGCAAACGTGAAGGGAGTTGCTGCCGACCTCAGCCACTGCAACACCCCGTCCAAGGTGTCGGATTTCACAGGAGAGTCTGAGTTGGCTGCTTGTTTGAGAGACGTGGATGTTGTGGTCATACCAGCTGGTGTTCCGAGGAAGCCAGGCATGACTCGTGATGACCTCTTCAACATCAACGCCAACATCGTGAAGACCTTGGTCGGGGCCGTCGCTGACAACTGCCCCGATGCCTTCATTCACATCATCAGCAACCCAGTCAACTCCACTGTTCCGATCGCTGCTGAGGTCTTGAAACAGAAAGGAGTTTACGATCCAAAGAAGCTCTTCGGCGTCACCACTCTTGACGTCGTCAGAGCAAACACATTCGTCGCCCAGAAGAAGAACCTGAAGCTGATCGACGTCGACGTCCCAGTCGTCGGGGGTCACGCAGGGATCACCATTCTGCCCCTGCTGTCGAAGGCGAAGCCGTCCATCACTTTAACCGACGAAGAAGTGCAAGAACTGACTGTGAGGATTCAGAATGCTGGGACCGAGGTCGTCGAGGCAAAAGCAGGAGCCGGGTCCGCCACCCTCTCCATGGCGTACGCCGCGGCGCGATTCGTCGAGTCTTCGCTCCGAGCGCTCGACGGGGACACGGATGTCTACGAGTGCTCGTTCATCCAGTCCGAGCTGGCCGAGCTTCCGTTCTTCGCATCAAGGATCAAGCTCGGGAAGGACGGGGTTGAGgcggtgatatcgtccgagctTCAAGGGCTGACCGAGTACGAGCAGAAGGCGTTGGAGGAGCTCAAGACGGAGCTGAAGGCGAGCATCGAGAAAGGCGTGGCGTTTGTTCAGAAGCAGGCTATCGCTGCGTGA